A window of the Sphingobacteriaceae bacterium genome harbors these coding sequences:
- the csaB gene encoding polysaccharide pyruvyl transferase CsaB: MRRIVISGYYGFGNGGDEAMLAALVDGLRRLHPQTHLTVLSADPQATREEYGVHSVGRLSPTGIRAALKGADLLISGGGNLLQDVSGPFNIPYYLGLVEVARWHGAATMLLGQGIGPVEGRLGRWLIRRLADRVDAITVRDEESAGFLERLGVRRPRIAVAADTVFSLDMPAPAEPVAPDHPRPAVALSLRQRGLPPEARPLVVDALNRFTQMTGVHLLLVPMQPQEDLPLARWLAERLTPGTATLRPVDHWRQAAETFRGCEAVIAMRLHALIFAALVGRAPLGLSYDPKVDLFLAQVGLQPVAASDCLPEARVLARRLAAAYDDRQALAARVADALPVLRAKAAVNFEMVDWVLAGARKASGEADADIYNNVTASDAFRRQGRNG; the protein is encoded by the coding sequence GTGCGGCGCATAGTCATTTCCGGATATTACGGCTTCGGCAACGGGGGAGACGAAGCCATGCTGGCAGCCCTGGTGGACGGCTTGCGCCGCCTCCATCCCCAAACCCACCTGACGGTGCTGTCGGCCGATCCCCAGGCCACCCGGGAAGAATACGGCGTCCACAGCGTGGGCCGGCTGTCGCCCACGGGCATCCGGGCCGCCCTCAAGGGGGCCGACCTCCTCATCAGCGGCGGCGGCAACCTGCTCCAGGATGTGAGCGGCCCCTTCAACATCCCCTACTACCTGGGCCTGGTGGAAGTGGCCCGCTGGCACGGGGCCGCCACCATGCTGCTGGGCCAGGGCATCGGCCCCGTGGAAGGCCGGCTGGGCCGCTGGCTCATCCGGCGCCTGGCCGACCGGGTGGACGCCATCACCGTCCGCGACGAGGAATCGGCCGGCTTCCTGGAACGGCTGGGTGTCCGCCGGCCCCGCATCGCCGTGGCCGCCGACACCGTTTTTTCCTTGGACATGCCCGCCCCGGCGGAACCGGTCGCCCCGGACCACCCCCGGCCCGCGGTGGCCCTAAGCCTGCGCCAGCGGGGCCTGCCGCCGGAGGCCCGGCCCCTGGTGGTGGACGCCCTGAACCGGTTCACCCAAATGACGGGGGTCCACCTGCTGCTGGTGCCCATGCAGCCCCAGGAAGATCTGCCCTTAGCCCGCTGGCTGGCCGAACGCCTCACCCCGGGCACCGCCACCCTCCGGCCCGTGGACCACTGGCGGCAGGCGGCCGAAACATTCCGGGGCTGCGAGGCGGTCATCGCCATGCGGCTCCACGCCCTCATCTTCGCCGCCCTGGTGGGCCGGGCGCCCTTGGGCCTGTCCTACGACCCCAAGGTGGATCTATTCCTGGCCCAGGTGGGGCTCCAGCCCGTCGCCGCCTCCGACTGCCTGCCCGAAGCGAGGGTCCTGGCCCGGCGCCTGGCCGCCGCCTACGACGACCGCCAGGCCCTGGCCGCCCGGGTGGCAGACGCCCTGCCGGTGCTCCGGGCCAAGGCCGCCGTCAACTTTGAGATGGTGGACTGGGTTCTGGCGGGCGCCCGCAAGGCCTCCGGGGAGGCCGATGCCGACATTTACAATAACGTTACAGCTTCCGACGCTTTTCGACGCCAGGGCAGGAACGGTTAA